In a genomic window of Clavelina lepadiformis chromosome 7, kaClaLepa1.1, whole genome shotgun sequence:
- the LOC143465736 gene encoding solute carrier family 2, facilitated glucose transporter member 5-like, whose amino-acid sequence MSECHGAVLPSSCVQNGNVAVESPLVENGDDASDHVTNKNKAANEKLTCWVVWSSLIALFAGGFPYGYPIGSINSVAVPARKAFQEYYQIRHNTTLSEDGLNLIWTVTAMAHPIGGLVGCFIPNFFVKNFGQLRSMLYGHVVVVIASVFLGLTSLFKSFEVVVIARAVIGVCGSSVGTSITPTYIVEINPTKWRGVFSSMSAFFITFGVFIANVLGLPEILGGDELWPVMLALTGLPSLVFFSLFYFMPESPRHLYITEGRKEEARKLLTKLRKCEDVSDELDKMETELQSQASSKQMSLVQLFRSRTLRFQLVSTIVLGFAYQLTGLSGIMSYLNQLFMKAGISSDISAYGSIITTAVMIVTACLTSLTIKRVGRKKLLFIGYLIEGISFLLLTITIEIGDLVYWIPYLSILFSTTFTMGFIIGPAATTFLVVSEFFSQSARTAALMTTSALVWTAYSLVVISLPYALAALRGFTFLIFSSIAFAVAVFVYFAVPETKDRSFVEIQQIFKKKKFCCNSRDSSNLSMEKTSLEKLNMTSSA is encoded by the exons ATGTCAGAGTGTCATGGAGCTGTGCTGCCATCTAGCTGTGTTCAAAATGGAAATGTTGCTGTTGAAAGTCCCCTGGTAGAAAATGGAGACGATGCTTCTGACCACgtcacaaataaaaacaaagccGCTAATGAG AAACTGACCTGCTGGGTGGTCTGGTCAAGCTTGATTGCTCTCTTTGCTGGGGGTTTCCCTTATGGCTATCCAATCGGATCAATCAACTCAGTGGCGGTGCCAGCCCGGAAAGCTTTCCAAGAATATTATCAG ATTCGTCACAACACCACCCTGAGCGAAGACGGTTTGAATTTGATTTGGACAGTTACAGCCATGGCGCATCCCATTGGAGGGTTGGTGGGGTGTTTTATCCCcaacttttttgtgaaaaattttggtCAATTG cgaTCAATGTTATACGGGCACGTGGTCGTGGTCATAGCAAGCGTGTTTCTCGGACTCACTTCTCTGTTCAAGTCATTTGAAGTTGTCGTCATTGCGAGAGCTGTGATTGGTGTTTGTGGCTCCAGTGTTGGAACAA GCATCACTCCGACGTACATCGTTGAAATCAACCCCACCAAGTGGAGAGGAGTGTTTAGCAGCATGTCTGCTTTTTTCATCACGTTTGGAGTTTTTATCGCAAATGTTCTTGGCTTGCCAGAG ATTCTAGGAGGAGATGAATTGTGGCCGGTGATGCTCGCACTTACCGGGCTCCCATCacttgttttcttttctctcTTTTACTTCATGCCGGAGAGCCCAAG GCATTTATACATCACAGAAGGGAGGAAGGAAGAAGCGAGGAAGTTGCTCACAAAGCTGAGGAAGTGTGAAGACGTTTCCGATGAACTCGATAAAATGGAAACTGAACTTCAATCTCAAGCATCGTCCAAGCAAATGAGTCTTGTTCAG TTGTTTCGCTCTCGGACATTGCGATTCCAGTTGGTTTCCACAATTGTCTTGGGGTTTGCCTACCAACTAACTGGTCTGTCCGGGATCATGTCGTACTTGAATCAACTTTTCATGAAAGCCGGGATCTCGTCAGACATTTCAGCTTATGGCAGCATCATAACCACAGCTGTCATGATTGTCACCGCTTGCCTAACT TCATTAACAATCAAACGTGTTGGAAGAAAAAAACTTCTCTTTATCGGATATCTCATTGAGGGGATTTCCTTTTTGCTTCTGACTATTACCATCGAGATAGGTGACCTGGTATATTGGATTCCCTATTTGTCTATCTTGTTTTCCACAA cTTTCACGATGGGATTTATCATTGGACCTGCCGCCACCACCTTCCTCGTAGTTTCAGAATTCTTTTCTCAGTCTGCTCGTACTGCAGCGCTTATGACCACTAGCGCACTCGTGTGGACAGCATATTCCCTTGTTGTGATTTCGTTGCCCTACGCCCTG GCTGCATTAAGAGGGTTCACTTTCTTGATATTTTCATCGATCGCTTTCGCCGTCGCCGTTTTTGTCTATTTCGCCGTCCCAGAAACTAAAGATCGGTCTTTTGTTgaaattcaacaaattttcaagaaaaagaaattttgttgcaactCACGTGACTCCAGTAACCTCTCAATGGAAAAAACATCATTGGAGAAGCtaaacatgacgtcatctgCCTGA
- the LOC143465735 gene encoding solute carrier family 2, facilitated glucose transporter member 5-like, which yields MDTSSESVSLAESSSHNGQVEVEIVEENNGTSCSNENEGCYDVTNENTSSEQKLTLWVVRSSLLALFSAYFMFGYSAASINAIATPARKAFQEHHLVRYNTTLSEDDLNLIWTITVAAFPVGGILGCFIPNILVKKFGKLRSMLYGHVVVVIASVFLGLTSLLKSFEVIVIGRILIGVVTSSCSTSITPSYVVEVCSLKWRGMFGSTVIFFMSIGSFTSTLLGLNEILGGDELWPMMLTLTGLPSLVFIFLFYFMPESPRHLYITERRKEEARKLLMKLRKCEDVSDELDKMETELQSQASSKQMSLVQLFQSPALRFQLITAMVLGSLFQLTGLNGLVAYLKQFYVAVGIPATDAQYASLGPFATLLVVAVIPPFTIERVGRKKLLFIGYLIEGISLLLLTITIEIGHLAYWIPYLSIVFISGFLVGFAIGPGGITLLAVSEFFPQTSRTAALMTTSLCLWTSFTFVVVLFPYMIAAIRGFTFLIFSSIAFAVAVFVYFAVPETKDRSFVEIQQIFKKKKFCCESRDSSNLSVQEISLETPNMTSSA from the exons ATGGATACAAGTAGTGAGTCGGTGTCATTGGCTGAATCATCATCTCATAATGGCCAAGTTGAGGTGGAAATTGTGGAAGAAAACAATGGAACGTCATGTTCAAATGAGAATGAAGGATgctatgatgtcacaaatgaaaatacaagCAGCGAACAG AAACTAACACTATGGGTCGTACGGTCCAGTCTGCTGGCGCTATTTTCTGCTTATTTTATGTTTGGATATTCTGCTGCTTCAATCAACGCAATTGCAACACCAGCTCGAAAAGCATTTCAGGAACACCATCTA GTTCGTTACAACACGACTCTGAGTGAAGACgatttgaatttaatttggaCGATAACTGTTGCAGCATTTCCAGTTGGTGGAATATTAGGATGCTTTATCCCTAACATTCTCGTGAAGAAGTTTGGAAAACTG CGATCAATGTTATACGGGCACGTGGTCGTGGTCATAGCAAGCGTGTTTCTCGGACTCACTTCTCTGTTAAAGTCGTTTGAAGTCATTGTCATTGGCAGGATACTTATTGGTGTCGTGACATCAAGTTGTTCCACAA gCATCACCCCAAGTTATGTTGTTGAAGTTTGCTCCCTCAAGTGGCGAGGAATGTTCGGGAGCACGGTCATTTTTTTTATGTCGATTGGATCTTTTACGTCGACTCTGTTAGGTTTAAatgag ATTCTAGGAGGAGATGAATTGTGGCCGATGATGCTCACACTTACCGGGCTTCCATcacttgttttcatttttctgttttacttCATGCCGGAGAGCCCAAG GCATTTATACATCACAGAAAGGAGGAAGGAAGAAGCGAGAAAGTTGCTCATGAAGCTGAGGAAGTGTGAAGACGTTTCCGATGAACTCGATAAAATGGAAACTGAACTTCAATCTCAAGCATCGTCCAAGCAAATGAGTCTTGTTCAG TTGTTTCAATCCCCTGCATTGCGTTTTCAATTGATCACTGCCATGGTTTTGGGAAGTCTTTTCCAGCTGACAGGTTTAAACGGGCTCGTAGCttatttaaaacagttttatgtCGCAGTCGGGATCCCAGCCACTGATGCTCAGTATGCGAGTCTTGGACCCTTTGCTACCCTCCTTGTCGTTGCTGTTATACCA ccaTTTACAATCGAGCGAGTTGGACGAAAAAAACTTCTCTTTATCGGATATCTCATTGAGGGGATCTCCCTTTTGCTGTTGACGATCACCATCGAGATTGGTCACCTGGCATATTGGATTCCCTATTTGTCCATCGTTTTTATTTCAG GTTTCCTTGTTGGTTTTGCCATTGGACCGGGAGGGATCACTTTGCTTGCGGTTTCTGAATTTTTCCCCCAAACATCTCGCACGGCAGCCCTGATGACAACCAGCCTGTGCCTGTGGACTTCTTTcacctttgttgttgttttatttccaTACATGATA GCTGCAATAAGAGGGTTCACTTTCTTGATATTTTCATCGATCGCTTTCGCCGTCGCCGTTTTTGTCTATTTCGCCGTCCCAGAAACTAAAGATCGGTCTTTTGTTgaaattcaacaaattttcaagaaaaagaaattttgttgcGAATCACGTGACTCCAGTAACCTCTCTGTACAAGAAATATCATTGGAGACAccaaacatgacgtcatcagcCTGA
- the LOC143465732 gene encoding complement C3-like: MMLASTFLSFVTILASTGSVNGLDVVFSLPGKLIYSKNHSVILTVFHADVEEEIAVLIVLRNHPNNRQIYRHQVAFYAPDPATTRRFPIISNPSLAECLTGDVIDSDVICRNVIDVSVTTSGGLSWSQSKEVPVVRMKGHIFIQTDRPVYKPKDKVYVRFIPVDDTMRPLTSPMAMTILAPNPTLGGDPLQSWRKTKSASNAVFVRTFMLPDTPPIGKWTVKARFIGDDVVNDEFVTSFYVHEYKLPTFELSIRPMGEGFILPDDENFSCVLLANFVYGERVEGTASVRFGLVQPGVEEETLTTYVIRQNNTRDGRLEVTVPVSSLAHSIPISRLNDAGTHLFIEASVTDFSSGKTRSVRNSDVIFTSSPIVLSLERTSSYYKPGLPFPLQLSASYVNGSKASDISVIVMATAERDNGMSVEVFNDVIQTSAEGTLFALFGAPSDGSMVTVAARARYSAPSGSFYDTYVDKQVRPQESVHEEYLQVVAPASELVVGIASSDVEIYVTPSSRTRTVVYTITSGRSFFTEGKAEVAANIDHVTAPFIVSPEMSPTSHLTAYYVTETSSGLPFIVADSSVLRTEDSCSGIEPDTILLPGDQVPLPGDELMVDVRGDPSSYVGLTAVDVAALSLRREFPTDFPASTRSGVFELMRSFMPGCKTPATPTPESAFPAVGRALVTSVSYNSLDGAREQCDDSLTLDSRQRRSLHEPSIGLIQKADRFNGVAYECCAVGSSDVSSLMTYEGDTCAERAKTVTLSKECKDAFLECCLESECIRRNPDIKRRPCRIIADTKSISVSAGSTDISGFSVVERSVELLRANFDQTWFAVDFQLGQSGHVTLNNTTRSRIPPLPDSITSWSVGTFTISPDRGLCIAEPQTFAVEHSLFMEVDLPHGPVLRGSRLSVGVTIFNYLQTAVDVKVVLEPEDGLCISSGSGSDANSEIREHVPESREGIASTVYLRFSIIPLQSGDYRIKVKMFGDVIRQKRSRIDSVVKKMKVVSEGQPQRQVQWKLIEMRPSGRTRNRLNVGPRSSETMNLSLPEDAIPGSEKASINLHSLSSAFLRDPVAVEDDSATIAPYLCKLEATVTKVEYADGRLSDARITQLTDDAQGAYDGLLTYVRDVTPKSAGPSSSSQNLPRSIGFSYSPASVAKPDLWLTSAALRILCRAAILIEPDQSVLSGVMRWIESHQDQRRGFFASSPTSPPPSRRRRSSCPSVTNCNDPKKKFSFAEEFKKWQKMCRKRRRACSRRRRRNADRSLQKLPQFNNNLERKVYRTSVVASALHAVLSIADKWKSSRLQPIVTSDTTSAPAENRLSSINTSRLRVSLRATLRYLRRQSRSNTVASPMSLSAAGKSLFSLSARAPSMLEESILRHRREDGNTWWIDTNQSEDDLTDVQSLQLRSANVEATSYMLYHSVGRGLAADQYANWLLKMRGADNRWVSLRDTLAAQEALGRYVLHRAGGSPRYENLRIEVSTLSSATPEVIDLQDPMATGDIPADAVDLPVTNDAVSITASGSGKGFVELGVGYNLPTSVHARSTAIAPPVSEQRLCPYDVTVSIGLAPIKSPYTQLLRSTISDRGLKVALSIRNKANVTLPESDDVSYVVEFGLNSNYEVISEDLERLSNPIEKAVEHYRISQRALILYMSGERSISFEMTDKRKSRQSNPVVVYPAAFPEQKCTSFYSPFGGAHDIIALCSSMTSSSLSPDDACLCSQSSSCPAFVTRSESYRTSTPDRVALSCRSSVKFAYRTRMIGTTQIDRSWHVYNASILWVYNKADELESVERGQVHAFWLRNTCDSRKLQVNKDYLIFGESAVESSSGMFKHLLDATSRVEGMPVHLDNCERIENSKSRSICERLYDYNYVMRNNRGCPTAS, from the exons ATGATGTTGGCCAGTACTTTCTTGTCTTTTGTAACGATCCTCGCTTCAACTGGTTCAGTAAATGG CCTGGACGTGGTGTTCAGCCTCCCAGGGAAGTtgatttacagcaaaaacCACTCGGTAATTCTCACTGTGTTTCATGCGGACGTCGAGGAAGAAATCGCCGTTTTAATCGTTTTGAGGAATCATCCCAACAACAGACAGATATACCGGCATCAG GTCGCCTTTTACGCTCCAGACCCGGCAACGACTCGCCGCTTTCCGATCATCAGCAACCCTTCATTGGCTGAATGTTTGACCGGTGACGTCATCGATAGTGACGTGATATGCAGGAACGTAATCGACGTTTCTGTAACGACATCTGGCGGCCTGAGTTGGTCCCAATCAAAGGAGGTCCCCGTTGTCAGAATGAAAGGCCACATCTTTATACAGACTGACAGGCCTGTGTACAAACCGAAAGACAAAG TTTACGTCAGATTTATTCCCGTGGATGACACGATGCGACCTTTGACCTCTCCCATGGCAATGACAATTCTg GCACCCAACCCAACACTGGGGGGAGATCCCCTGCAATCGTGGCGTAAGACCAAGTCAGCCAGCAACGCTGTCTTTGTCAGAACCTTCATGCTTCCTGACACGCCACCTATCGGCAAGTGGACGGTGAAAGCAAGATTCAtcgg tGATGACGTTGTGAATGACgaatttgtgacgtcattctATGTGCACGAGTATAAGCTGCCGACTTTTGAACTTTCGATCCGACCAATGGGAGAGGGTTTCATATTGCCCGACGATGAAAACTTTTCGTGCGTCTTGCTGGCCAA CTTCGTATACGGAGAGCGTGTTGAGGGGACGGCCAGTGTCAGATTTGGTCTCGTCCAACCAGGAGTCGAGGAGGAGACACTGACCACCTACGTCATCCGGCAGAACAATACGCGGGATGGAAGGTTGGAGGTCACAGTTCCGGTGTCGTCCCTG GCTCACTCCATCCCCATCTCCAGGCTGAACGACGCGGGAACGCATCTCTTCATCGAAGCCTCCGTCACTGATTTCTCCAGCGGGAAAACTAGATCAGTTCGTaatagtgacgtcattttcACGTCATCACCGATAGTGCTGAGCCTGGAACGCACGTCATCATATTACAAACCGGGCCTGCCCTTCCCCCTCCAG CTTTCAGCTTCCTACGTGAACGGAAGCAAAGCATCTGACATCAGCGTGATCGTCATGGCAACGGCTGAAAGAGACAATGGGATGTCTGTCGAGGTtttcaatgacgtcatacag ACCAGCGCGGAAGGAACACTCTTCGCTCTCTTCGGTGCGCCATCTGACGGAAGCATGGTGACGGTTGCCGCCCGTGCGCGCTATTCTGCCCCCAGTGGAAGCTTTTACGACACTTACGTTGATAAGCAAGTGCGACCTCAA GAATCTGTCCACGAAGAATATCTCCAGGTTGTGGCGCCAGCTAGCGAATTAGTTGTGGGAATTGCATCATCTGATGTTGAAATTTACGTCACACCTTCGTCACGGACCCGAACA GTCGTCTACACCATCACAAGTGGGCGTAGTTTCTTCACCGAAGGAAAAGCGGAAGTAGCCGCCAATATTGATCACGTGACAGCTCCTTTCATTGTTTCCCCGGAAATGTCGCCTACGTCACATTTGACCGCTTATTACGTTACGGAAACGTCATCAG GTCTTCCGTTCATTGTCGCTGATTCCTCTGTGTTGAGAACAGAAGACTCTTGctcgggaatcgaacccgacACTATTTTATTACCTGGCGATCAAGTTCCGCTGCCTGGAGACGAG CTGATGGTTGACGTGCGAGGTGATCCGTCTTCCTACGTCGGTCTCACAGCAGTTGACGTCGCCGCCCTTTCTCTACGCAGGGAATTTCCCACCGACTTTCCAGCCAGCACACGGAGCGGCGTCTTCGAGCTTATGCGATCCTTCATGCCCGGGTGCAAGACGCCTGCCACGCCGACTCCGGAATCTGCTTTTCCAGCCGTCG GCCGCGCCCTGGTGACCAGTGTGAGTTATAACTCTCTAGATGGCGCCCGGGAACAATGCGACGACTCTCTCACGCTTGATTCCAGACAAAGAAGAAGCCTCCATGAGCCAAGCATCGGTTTGATTCAGAAAG CCGACCGCTTCAACGGCGTCGCTTACGAATGCTGCGCCGTCGGCTCGAGTGATGTCAGCTCTCTGATGACGTATGAGGGTGATACGTGCGCAGAGCGAGCGAAGACGGTGACGTTGAGCAAAGAGTGCAAGGATGCCTTCCTCGAGTGCTGCCTGGAGTCGGAATGTATCAGAAGGAATCCTGACATCAAGCGGAGACCTTGCAG AATTATCGCGGACACAAAATCGATCTCTGTGAGCGCAGGTTCCACCGACATCTCTGGTTTCTCTGTGGTTGAGAGATCCGTCGAACTCCTGAGAGCAAATTTTGACCAAACCTGGTTCGCCGTCGACTTCCAACTCGG ACAAAGCGGTCACGTGACTCTCAACAACACAACTCGTTCAAGAATTCCACCGTTGCCCGATAGCATCACATCGTGGTCGGTAGGAACGTTTACAATTTCACCG GATCGAGGCCTGTGCATAGCAGAGCCACAGACGTTCGCGGTGGAGCACTCCCTCTTCATGGAGGTCGACCTCCCTCATGGCCCGGTGCTGAGGGGAAGCAGACTCTCAGTCGGGGTCACCATCTTCAACTATCTGCAAACCGCTGTTGAT GTGAAAGTGGTTCTGGAGCCGGAGGATGGTTTGTGCATCAGCTCCGGGTCTGGGTCGGATGCGAACAGTGAGATCCGGGAGCATGTTCCTGAATCTCGAGAAGGAATCGCGTCCACTGTTTATCTTAGATTCTCAATCATTCCGCTGCAGTCGGGCGATTACAGAATAAAG GTCAAGAtgtttggtgacgtcataaggCAGAAACGCTCGCGGATCGACAGCGTCGTTAAGAAGATGAAGGTCGTGTCAGAAGGTCAACCCCAACGTCAAGTTCAATGgaaattgattgaaatgaGGCCGAGTGGCCGGACAAGGAATCGCCTCAATGTTGGTCCGAGATCGAGTGAAACTATGAATCTCTCCCTCCCAGAAGACGCAATTCCCGGCTCCGAGAAG GCGTCGATAAATCTTCATTCGCTGAGTTCCGCTTTTCTTCGCGATCCAGTCGCGGTCGAGGACGATTCCGCCACAATCGCACCATATCTCTGTAAACTGGAAGCGACTGTGACAAA AGTCGAATACGCCGACGGTAGACTCAGTGACGCTCGAATTACGCAACTTACGGATGACGCGCAAGGAGCGTATGATGGCCTTCTGACTTACGTACGTGACGTAACGCCAAAAAGCGCAG gtCCATCGTCATCATCTCAAAACCTTCCACGCTCCATTGGTTTTTCTTATTCGCCTGCATCTGTTGCCAAACCCGATCTATGGCTCACCAGCGCCGCTCTGCGGATACTATGCAGAGCAGCGATCTTGATCGAACCCGATCAG AGCGTCCTCTCGGGAGTGATGAGATGGATTGAGTCGCATCAGGATCAGAGGAGGGGATTCTTCGCCAGCTCTCCGACCTCCCCCCCACCATCGAGAAGAAGACGATCATCCTGCCC GTCTGTGACGAACTGCAACGATCCCAAGAAGAAATTCTCCTTTGCTGAAGAATTCAAGAAATGGCAGAAGAT GTGCAGGAAGCGCAGAAGAGCTTGTagcagaagaagaagaagaaatgCAGATCGCTCTTTGCAAAAGTTGCCTCAGTTCAACAACAATTTAGAGAGAAAG GTTTATCGAACGTCTGTTGTCGCCTCTGCTCTACACGCTGTGCTCTCTATCGCTGACAAGTGGAAAAGTTCCCGTCTTCAACCGATTGTGACGTCAGACACCACGTCAGCCCCCGC CGAGAATCGCTTGTCGTCGATAAACACGAGTCGGCTCCGGGTTTCCCTTCGCGCCACGCTCAGATATCTCCGCCGGCAG TCTCGCAGCAACACGGTCGCCAGCCCGATGAGCCTCTCAGCAGCGGGGAAGTCCCTCTTCTCGCTCTCAGCCCGCGCCCCCTCGATGTTGGAAGAATCGATTTTGCGTCACAGGAGGGAAGATGGCAACACCTGGTGGATAGAC ACCAACCAAAGCGAAGACGATCTCACAGATGTCCAATCTCTTCAACTGAGGTCGGCAAACGTAGAGGCAACCAGCTACATGTTATATCATAGTGTCGGTAGAG GCTTGGCCGCCGACCAGTACGCCAACTGGCTGCTTAAGATGAGAGGAGCAGACAACCGGTGGGTGTCGCTTCGTGACACGCTGGCCGCACAGGAAGCTCTGGGCAGATACGTCTTGCACAGGGCTGGGGGAAGTCCCAGATATGAAAATCTGAGGATAGAG GTTTCCACGTTATCGTCGGCAACACCGGAAGTTATCGATCTCCAGGATCCCATGGCAACCGGGGACATACCCGCCGACGCGGTCGATCTTCCGGTGACGAACGATGCGGTTTCCATAACAGCGTCAGGAAGCGGGAAGGGATTTGTTGAG CTCGGCGTCGGATACAATCTTCCCACCTCCGTCCATGCAAGATCAACCGCCATAGCACCCCCAGTGTCGGAGCAACGTCTATGTCCTTATGATGTCACAGTATCAATCGGCCTTGCCCCAATCAAGTCACCTT ATACTCAGTTGCTCAGGAGCACCATCAGTGACCGGGGACTGAAAGTTGCTCTCTCGATAAGGAACAAAGCTAACGTCACTTTACCTGAAAGCGATGACGTATCATATGTCGTCGAGTTCGGTCTCAACTCCAATTATGAAGTCATAAGCGAAGATTTGGAAAGA CTTTCTAACCCGATCGAGAAAGCGGTCGAGCACTACCGCATCAGCCAGAGGGCGCTGATACTCTACATGAGCGGCGAGAGAAGCATCTCGTTCGAGATGACGGACAAGAGGAAGTCGAGACAATCGAACCCGGTCGTCGTCTATCCCGCAGCATTTCCAG AGCAAAAATGCACTTCTTTCTACTCGCCGTTCGGTGGCGCTCACGACATCATTGCTTTATGTTCctcgatgacgtcatcatctcTGTCGCCTGATGACGCATGTCTTTGCTCACAAAGCTCAAGTTGTCCGGCGTTTGTGACGAGATCGGAGTCGTACAGGACGAGCACACCGGACAGGGTGGCGCTGTCGTGCCGATCATCCGTCAAATTCg CTTACAGAACCAGGATGATTGGCACAACGCAGATTGACAGAAGCTGGCACGTCTACAACGCGAGCATATTGTGGGTTTACAACAAAGCTGATGAACTTGAAAGCGTCGAGAGAGGTCAAGTTCATGCGTTTTGGCTCCGAAATACGTGCGACTCGCGGAAGCTGCAGGTCAACAAGGACTATCTCATATTCGGGGAATCGGCCGTGGAAAGCAGCAGCGG gatgttcaagcatttgttgGACGCCACCTCAAGAGTCGAAGGGATGCCCGTCCACCTGGACAACTGCGAACGAATCGAGAATTCTAAATCGCGGTCAATTTGCGAAAGACTTTACGATTACAATTATGTCATGCGTAATAACCGGGGATGCCCCACCGCATCATAG